The genomic window AGCAGCCGCAACGTCATCCGGCGTACCGTTTCCGATCGGGCACCATCGGGCTTTATTGCCGCGATTTTCGACAGGCCCTCACGGCGCAGCCATTCCTCCGGCAGGTAGTTCCGGCCGGCACGTGCGTCCTCGCCGATGTCGCGGGCGATGTTGGTCAGCTGCATCGCCACGCCGAGATCGGCTGCACGGGCGAGCACGAACGGATCTCGCCTTGCCATGACCAGCGTCATCATCACGCCAACCGTGCCGGCGACACGGGCAGCGTAGTTCTCGAGGTCGCCAAGCGTGTCGTAGGTGCGGCCGTCGGCATCCCAGGCAAGGCCTTCGATGAGCGCGGCTGGAATCGCTTGCGGGATGGCGAAACGAGCCACGGTTTCGGCGAAACTGCGATCGACGAAATGGTTTGCGGGTCGCCCGCGATAGATGTTGTCGAGCCGCGCGGTGAGCTCAGCGATTGCCTCCGGGCCGCCACCTGCCTGATCGATCATGTCGTCGGCCATGCGGCAGAACGCGTAGATGGCATAGGCAGGTTCGCGCACGTCGACCGGCAGCAGCAGCGACGCGATGAAGAAGGAGTGCGACCCCTGGCGGATCGACTGCCGGCACTGGGCACAGTCGCGCGGCGTCAGGGGCGATCTAGCGTTTGAAGGCAACGGCATCGGGCACCATCCTGTCGAGCATGCGGGCAGAGGAGATGACGCCGGGCAGGCCGGCGCCTGGATGCGTGCCAGCACCGACGAGGTAGAGGTGTTCAGCGGCGTCGCTGCGATTGTGCGGGCGAAACCAGGCGCTCTGGGTCAGGATGGGCTCGAGCGAGAAGCCGGAGCCATAGGGCGAGAGATAGCGCTCGGCAAAGTCATCGGGAACGGCAATCGCCTCGGTTACGATCTCGTCCCGCAGACCCGGCAGCAGGGTCGATGACAGACGTTCGACGATGGCGTCGCGGCGTCTTGCCGTCGCTTCCTGCCAATCGATGTCGGCGCCGAGATGGGGCACGGGCGTCAAGGCATAGAAGGCATCGCATCCGGAAGGCGCAACGGATGGATCGCTGGCACTCGGGCGGTGCAGATAAAGGCTGAAATCCTCCGTCAGCGGACGGCGCTTGAAGATGTCGTTCAGCAGGCCCTCATAGCGCGGCCCGAGCAGGATGGTGTGGTGGCCGACATCGTCATAGCGTCGCTTGGTGCCGAAATAGAGGACGACCAGCCCCATGGAATAGCGCGACTTCACCAGCCGCTTCGCCTGGCGTTGGCCATTGGGAAGGAGGGCGCTCGTCACGGCGGGATCGGCATTTGAGATGACGATATCGGCATCGAGCCGCGTGCCGTCGGACAGCCGGACACCGGAAACCTTGCCGTCCGTTATCGTGATCGCTGCGACTTCGCTGCGCGTGACCGCGAGATTGCCCTGTCCTCGGATGAGCTTCACCAGTCCATCGACGATCTGGCTGACACCGCCTTGCGGATAATGCACGCCCCAACGGCGTTCGAGCGATGGGATCAGGCAGTAGATCGCCGGCGCGCTCAAGGGGTTGCCGCCGATGAGTAGCGGGTGAAAGCTCAGCATGGTGCGTAGCTTAGGGTGCTTTACATGCGCCGAGACGAGGCCGAACACCGACCTGTAGCCCTGGAGCCGCAGCAGGTCCGGTGCGATGCGCAGCATGTCCGTGACGGTCGAAAACGGCTGGTCGGCAAGCTGCTCGAAGCCGAGCGCCATGATCTCGTCACTGAGCTTCATGAAGCGGCGATAGCCGGGCAGGTCGTCGGCATTCACGCGCCGTACTTCCGCTTCCATAGCATCGCTATCATCGGAGCAGGCGATCATGTCGCCGTCGTCGAAGCGAAGCTTGTAAAACGGCTTCAGGCGAAGCATCTCCACATCGTCCTGCATGCGCTTGCCGCAGAGCGTCCACAGTTCCTCGAAAAGATGCGGCGCCGTGACGATCGTCGGGCCGCGGTCGAAGGTGAAGCCGTCCTGTTGGATGACGCCGGCGCGGCCGCCAAACTCGTCGAGCCGCTCGAGCACGGTTACGCGGTAGCCGCGTGCCCCCATGCGAACCGCCGCGGCAAGGCCACCGAAACCGCTGCCGATGACGATGGCGTGGGGACGCTTGTCGTCAGCGGCGAGCTGGGGGCGTTGATTGTCCACGACGGTCAGCATCTATCGATCCTCGCTCGGTTCGCGTCTGCCCGTTCGCGCTGTACCCGTTGCGATGCCGGCATCGAGTGCGAGATGCCGGAGCAGGCGCGCCGCTTCGTCGGGATGTTCCTCGTGATAGAGATGGCCTCCCTCATCGAGGATGAGCGCCGTGATTGCCGGAGACAGCGCGGTGACCGACTGGCTGTCGGCGTAGGGCACAGCCTTGTCGCCTTTCGTCGCGACCAGCATGGTCGTCGTCGTGAGCTTGGCAAGGTCGGTGTTGAGGCTTTCCAGATCCCAGTTGGCCATCATGCCGAGCGTGCCCGCCACGTGGCCGGAATGGCGAAAGAGGGCGCGATAGAGCGCAACACCTGCGGGCTCGATCGTGGAACCGGTGCCGGCGAGCAGCCTTCGGGTGGCATCCATGCTTTCCGCCCGCCAGGCAAAAAGCTTGGGCGCTATGGGATTGATGAAAAGCAACCGCGCCAGCGGCCCGTAAATGCCGGAGCCGGCGATCGGGCGAATGGCGGCATTGAAGCCGACGATGAGCTTGCATTGCGGCAGTCGCCCGTCGATCGCCATGCGCAGCAGGATCGCCGCGCCTGCCGAGTGGCCGGCCGCACAAACGATAGCAAGCTTGAGCTCGCCAATCAGTGCCGTGAGCGCGCGCGCCATTCCGGACAGTGTGAGATCGTGCTGGCCGGCACCGCGTGTAAAACCGTGGCCGGGCAAGTCTGGCACGATCACCGTGAAATCACGCGCGAGGTCGGGCAGCATGTGGCGAAAGCTGTGGCTTGCCGCGCCCGTGCCATGGATGAGCAGCAGCGGAGGACCGCTGCCTGCAATCTGCATGTGCCAGGTGAGCGCGCCGGACCGCACGAACCGGCTGTGCTCCCGGTTCGGCCAGTCTCTGCCGAGCACGTTCCAGTCCGGATAGCGGTGGATGGAGAGCGCGTTCATGGCCGTTCAATGCGGCCTGGTATTGGAGGATTGCCGATCAATTCGGCTGCGCACGGCAAAGCTCAGATCCTGCGCGCGGCCGGCGGGAAGCGGCAGATACTCGCCGCCCATGGCCCGTGCAAGATCGGCTGCATGTTCGCGCGGGCGCCGTGCCGTATCGACCAGAACGCTCGAGAGGCCGGCAAGCCGGAACGCGGCGGCCATGCGGCGCGTGTCTGCCTCGGCGCGCTCGCGCCCGGCGGTGCCATCGAGCGCAATATTGGCACGGCCGTCGGTCATCAGGATGGTGATCGCGTTCTGACCTCGCTCCGCAGCCTTGCCGGCAAGGAGACGAGCAAGAGCGAGGCCGCCGGCAAGCGGCGTCGGGCCGCCGCCAGCCATGGCGACGAGCGCGCGCCGTGCGCGCAGCAGCGAGCGGGTGGGGGGCAGAACGATCTCGGCTTGCGCGCCCCTGAAGACGATCAACGCCACGGAGTCGCGCCGGGCGTAGCACTGGCCAAGGAGCGTCTCGATCGCGCCTTTCGCCTCGCCGAGCCGTGTGTGGGCAGATGACCCTGACGCATCGACAGCGAAAATCGCGAGCGTTTCCGAGGGCGCGGAAAAGCGGGTATAGCGAAAGTCCTCGCGCTGGATCGCGATGGGCCGATCGGTCGTAACATTCGAGGACGTCGCTGTCCGCCGGATCGTCTGCCATGGAACCGCAGCGCGCAATGTTGCGACGATATCCAGCGTGCTACGACCATTCTCAGGTCGCGGCCGGGCAGCCAGACGTCGACCTCGGCTTACCGATCGTTGGCTCGCTCCGCGCTTTCCGGAGGATGCGCCACCGCGTGCGCCCCGGGCTGCGGTTGCGGCTTGAAGCACGTCTTCCGGCAGATAGGCGTCGAGGATGTCGACCGCGATTGTTTCGTCGGCGCCGGCATGTTCCGAATCTTCCAGATCCTGCGGCAGGTTTTCGGCTTGATTGCGCTCGGGTTCAGATTCGGCTGCCGTGTCGTCGGGTTGTGGAATGTCCTGTGTCTCCGGGTTTTCACCACGGTCGTCTTCGGCGGCGATCGGGGTGAGACCGAAGACAAGACCGACTGCTTCACGCAGAGACTCGGTGCTGGCGGTAGCTTCTCCATCCAGATGCGCGAGGATGCGGGTCACGTTCAGAAGATGCGATGGCGCACGCATGGAAGATCGGTTGAGGGCGAGGGCCAACGCGCAGCAAGCCTCCATCACCGGCTCCGGCACTGCGACCTCGCGTGGGGTTTCCTGAGGTGCTGCCAGCGCCGAGGCGATATCACCCGGTTTTACAGGCAAGCGGCCCTTGGAAAGCTCCAGCGTCAGCGCGACGCGATCCAGCAGGCAGGGATGGACGGCTTCGTCCGAAAGACCCTCGTCGAGCAACAGAACTGCGAATTCGCGCCGATCGATCGCCGCAGCGATCAATGCGGCCTGCAGCGCTGTCAGCCTTTCCGCCATGGCAATGACCAGGATGCCGCCCTTGGCACGTGACAACATCCCCGATCGTGCAACCAGTTCGCGTTGCGCGAGCGTCGCGGCGAGATCATATCCATCGACAAGATGATCGTCGGCGATCGATGGCGTCATGCGCAGCCAAGGCAGCTGTTTAGAGATGCGCGACTGCAGAAATTCGATTGCCGCGTCACGCACCGGCCCGGCCTGCGACTTCAGATGTATCCCGCCGAGCAGAAACGGATCCGTGGCGAAGACATCCGCCGCCCTCGCGACAGCCGACCAGATGTCTGGTGCATCCGGCCGCTCAAGCATCGGGAGATCGCCGGTGTCGGCTGTCACGCGACTGCAACCGATATGGAGGCGATCGCGCGTTCGACACGGATCGACGAGCCGCTTTCGTCCATCGGATCGCGGCGGAGACGATGCCGCAGGCAGGATGGGGCAACGGCCAGAAGAAGTTCGGGCGTGACACGTTCGCGCTGTTCGTAGGCTGCAAGCGCACGGGCTGCCCGCATCATGGTCAACTCGCCACGCGAGCCATCGATGCTGAGCTTGATGGCGAGACCGGCAGCAATCTCGAGGATTTCATCGCCCACGGCGATTTCGTTCAGTTCCGCGCGGGCCTTGAGGATACGTTTGCCAAGCGCAGCGTCCTTGCGGGCCCAGCTGTCGAGAAACTGCGCGGGATCGCGCTCGAACGCATCACGTCGCTTCACCACCTCGATGCGCTCCGCGATATCGGTGGGCGATGTCACGTCGAGCGACAGGCCGAACCGGTCGAGCAGCTGCGGCCGCAACTCGCCCTCTTCGGGATTGCCGCTGCCCACCAAGACGAAGCGCGCCGGATGGCGCAGGCTCAGCCCGTCGCGCTCGATGAGGTTGACGCCCGATGCAGCGACATCGAGCAACAGGTCTACGAGGTGGTCCTCCAGGAGATTGACTTCGTCGACATAGAGGAAGCCGCGATGGGCGGCTGCCAGCAGTCCCGGCTGAAACGTCTTCTTGCCCTGAGTGAGCGCGGCCTCGATGTCGAGGGCGCCGGCGACCCGGTCTTCGCTCGCGCCGAGAGGCAGATCGATGACTGGAATTGGGCGCTTGTCGACCTTCAGGCGTGCGTTCGAATTGCGCTGGCAATCCGGGCAGCCGGCTGTCGGCGCATCCGGATCGCAGTTGAAGCGACAGCCGAGCACCGTCTTGATGGGGGGAAGGAGGGCCGCCAGCGCGCGCACGGCCGTGGATTTGCCGGTCCCCCGATCGCCGAGGACCAGCACGCCGCCGATTGCTGGATCGATGGCCGCCAGAAGCAGCGCGCGCTTCATTTCGTACTGACCGACAATGGCGCTGAACGGATAGGTCTGTGGCATCCGCGTCTCTCTTTTCGAGTGTCCAACTGTATGTCGACAGTGACTGTATTATATGTCAATCTGAATTGACATACCCAATCGTCCATCGGCGGTCACGGATTGTCGGAGGTCATGAGGCCGGGAGAGCCATGATGAGCAGCAGGAAAATGCCTTCACCAACGCCGCTTCTCGATCAGGTGACCGAGCCCCGTGATATGAAGCGGCTGAGCGACAGGCAATTGCGCCAGCTGGCCGACGAACTCCGGCGCGAAACCATAGACGCGGTTTCGGTGACGGGCGGCCATCTCGGTGCGGGGTTGGGTGTCGTGGAGCTGACGGTTGCGATCCACGCGGTGTTCGACACGCCGAAGGATCGTCTGATCTTCGATGTCGGCCATCAATGCTATCCGCACAAGATATTGACGGGCCGGCGCGATCGGATTCGGACCTTGCGCAAGGGCAACGGACTGTCCGGCTTCACGAAGCGCTCGGAAAGCCCCTATGACCCGTTCGGCGCCGCCCATTCGTCCACATCCATTTCGGCAGGGCTAGGCTTCGCCGTCGGCCGCGATTTCCAGGGCAGCGACGACCATGTCATCTGCGTGATCGGCGACGGGGCCATGTCTGCCGGCATGGCGTATGAGGCGCTCAACAATGCCGGCGCGCTCGGCAGCCGGCTGATCGTGATCCTGAACGACAATGCCATGTCGATCGCGCCGCCTGTCGGTGCGATGTCGAAATACCTTGCCCGGCTCTATGCCGCACGGCCCTTGCAGGACCTAAAGTCGGCTGCGCGCAACGCTGTCGACCATTTGCCGCCGCCGCTGAGGGAAGGCGCGCGGCGCGCCCGCACGCTCGTCAAAGGGCTGGTGCCCGGTGCGACGCTGTTCGAAGAACTCGGCTTTTCCTATGTCGGCCCGTTCGACGGACATGACCTTTCGCAGATACTGCCCATCCTCAGGACCGTGAAGGAGCGGTCGGACGGCCCCGTTCTCCTTCATGCCATCACCCGCAAGGGCAAGGGCTACCGGCCGGCCGAGGAAGCAGCTGACAAGTACCATGGCGTTTCCAGTTTCGACGTCGCCAGCGGAACTCAGGTCAAGAGCGTGGCCAAGGCGCCGTCCTACACGAAGGTGTTCGCCGATGCGCTGATCCAGGAAGCGGAGCGCGATGCGTCCATTGTCGCGGTCACGGCCGCCATGCCGGATGGCACCGGTCTCGACCGCTTTGCCAAGCGCTTTCCGTCGCGCATGTTCGACGTGGGCATTGCCGAGCAGCATGCGGTGACCTTCTGCGCCGGTCTCGCCGCATCCGGCATGAAGCCGTTCTGCGCAATCTATTCGACCTTCCTGCAACGTGGTTACGACCAGATCGTGCATGACGTTGCCTTGCAGCGTCTGCCGGTGCGCTTCGCCATCGATCGTGCGGGGCTCGTCGGCGCCGATGGGCCGACCCATGCGGGATCCTTCGATCTCGGCTATCTGTGCAACCTGCCGGATTTCACCGTCATGGCGGCGAGCGATGAGGCAGAACTGGTGCATATGGTGGCAACGGCGGCAGCGCTGTCCGACGGTCCTTCGGCGGTGCGCTATCCGCGTGGCCAAGGCACAGGCGTCGAGATGCCGCGCGTCGGCCAAGTGCTCGAAATCGGACGTGGCCGGATCGTGAAGGAAGGCACGCAGATCGCGCTTCTGTCGCTCGGCACCCGCCTGCAGGAATGCCTGGCAGCGGCCGAACGGCTCGACGCGATGGGTCTTTCCACGACGGTTGCCGATGCACGCTTCGCCAAGCCGCTCGACGAAGCACTGATCCTGTCGCTGGCGCGCGAACACGCGGTGTTGATCACGATCGAGGAGGGCGCACGCGGCGGGTTCGGTGCGCATGTGCTGCATCTGCTTGCGGAGCGTGGCATCCTCGACCGCGGCTGTCGCATCCGCACGCTGACCTTGCCCGATCGCTTCATTCAGCAGGACAAGCCGGAGGCGATGTATGCGGAAGCCGAACTCGATCGCACCGCCATCCTCGCCGCGGCCGAAGCCGCCATCGGCCTCGGCACGATCGAGCGCCAGCCGGAAATCGTGCGGTTGCATCGGCTGCGGGAATAAGCCGTTCGATCCGCGTAGGGAAGTCAGAAAACGCCGACGGCCAGATGTGCCCAAATCGTGAGCGCGACCAGGATCGCGGCGGCGCTTGCCGCAACGCGCGCTCTCGTCCCAGGCAATAGCCTCACCGACATCTCGATCGCCAACCACACGAAGGCCAGGATTGCGGCTGCGGCCAGGAAATCCTCCACTCCCCAGACGATGTCGGTCGATACCGTCATGGCCAGCGCCGGGAGGAAAAGCATAGCGACAGACACGACGGCAAATGCGCCTCGCCAATGTCCGAGTTTGATCATTGAGGGCATCTCACCGCTCCGCCCAGCGGGCCAACCGCATCAGGCAGGCCAATCGTCGCTGCATATGACGTTGCTCTGTGGCATTTCGGAGATTGTGAACCGCCACAGGCAATGATGACATCTGTATCTGCGCTGCACGGTCCTCGATCATGCCACCTGTCG from Georhizobium profundi includes these protein-coding regions:
- a CDS encoding phytoene/squalene synthase family protein encodes the protein MPLPSNARSPLTPRDCAQCRQSIRQGSHSFFIASLLLPVDVREPAYAIYAFCRMADDMIDQAGGGPEAIAELTARLDNIYRGRPANHFVDRSFAETVARFAIPQAIPAALIEGLAWDADGRTYDTLGDLENYAARVAGTVGVMMTLVMARRDPFVLARAADLGVAMQLTNIARDIGEDARAGRNYLPEEWLRREGLSKIAAIKPDGARSETVRRMTLRLLDRAEFLYDRALPGIAELPADCRRGIQASRLLYHAIGDEIRAGVDSIHERAIISKRRKISLALKAAAMPLPSPDGLNQPSLPATRFLIDAVEAEARSPRLETLPPWWRYDARVVRMLQLLGAFKARREPDGAAQLEG
- the crtI gene encoding phytoene desaturase family protein, which produces MLTVVDNQRPQLAADDKRPHAIVIGSGFGGLAAAVRMGARGYRVTVLERLDEFGGRAGVIQQDGFTFDRGPTIVTAPHLFEELWTLCGKRMQDDVEMLRLKPFYKLRFDDGDMIACSDDSDAMEAEVRRVNADDLPGYRRFMKLSDEIMALGFEQLADQPFSTVTDMLRIAPDLLRLQGYRSVFGLVSAHVKHPKLRTMLSFHPLLIGGNPLSAPAIYCLIPSLERRWGVHYPQGGVSQIVDGLVKLIRGQGNLAVTRSEVAAITITDGKVSGVRLSDGTRLDADIVISNADPAVTSALLPNGQRQAKRLVKSRYSMGLVVLYFGTKRRYDDVGHHTILLGPRYEGLLNDIFKRRPLTEDFSLYLHRPSASDPSVAPSGCDAFYALTPVPHLGADIDWQEATARRRDAIVERLSSTLLPGLRDEIVTEAIAVPDDFAERYLSPYGSGFSLEPILTQSAWFRPHNRSDAAEHLYLVGAGTHPGAGLPGVISSARMLDRMVPDAVAFKR
- the bchO gene encoding alpha/beta fold hydrolase BchO, with amino-acid sequence MNALSIHRYPDWNVLGRDWPNREHSRFVRSGALTWHMQIAGSGPPLLLIHGTGAASHSFRHMLPDLARDFTVIVPDLPGHGFTRGAGQHDLTLSGMARALTALIGELKLAIVCAAGHSAGAAILLRMAIDGRLPQCKLIVGFNAAIRPIAGSGIYGPLARLLFINPIAPKLFAWRAESMDATRRLLAGTGSTIEPAGVALYRALFRHSGHVAGTLGMMANWDLESLNTDLAKLTTTTMLVATKGDKAVPYADSQSVTALSPAITALILDEGGHLYHEEHPDEAARLLRHLALDAGIATGTARTGRREPSEDR
- a CDS encoding VWA domain-containing protein, which codes for MTADTGDLPMLERPDAPDIWSAVARAADVFATDPFLLGGIHLKSQAGPVRDAAIEFLQSRISKQLPWLRMTPSIADDHLVDGYDLAATLAQRELVARSGMLSRAKGGILVIAMAERLTALQAALIAAAIDRREFAVLLLDEGLSDEAVHPCLLDRVALTLELSKGRLPVKPGDIASALAAPQETPREVAVPEPVMEACCALALALNRSSMRAPSHLLNVTRILAHLDGEATASTESLREAVGLVFGLTPIAAEDDRGENPETQDIPQPDDTAAESEPERNQAENLPQDLEDSEHAGADETIAVDILDAYLPEDVLQAATAARGARGGASSGKRGASQRSVSRGRRLAARPRPENGRSTLDIVATLRAAVPWQTIRRTATSSNVTTDRPIAIQREDFRYTRFSAPSETLAIFAVDASGSSAHTRLGEAKGAIETLLGQCYARRDSVALIVFRGAQAEIVLPPTRSLLRARRALVAMAGGGPTPLAGGLALARLLAGKAAERGQNAITILMTDGRANIALDGTAGRERAEADTRRMAAAFRLAGLSSVLVDTARRPREHAADLARAMGGEYLPLPAGRAQDLSFAVRSRIDRQSSNTRPH
- the bchI gene encoding magnesium chelatase ATPase subunit I, with the protein product MPQTYPFSAIVGQYEMKRALLLAAIDPAIGGVLVLGDRGTGKSTAVRALAALLPPIKTVLGCRFNCDPDAPTAGCPDCQRNSNARLKVDKRPIPVIDLPLGASEDRVAGALDIEAALTQGKKTFQPGLLAAAHRGFLYVDEVNLLEDHLVDLLLDVAASGVNLIERDGLSLRHPARFVLVGSGNPEEGELRPQLLDRFGLSLDVTSPTDIAERIEVVKRRDAFERDPAQFLDSWARKDAALGKRILKARAELNEIAVGDEILEIAAGLAIKLSIDGSRGELTMMRAARALAAYEQRERVTPELLLAVAPSCLRHRLRRDPMDESGSSIRVERAIASISVAVA
- the dxs gene encoding 1-deoxy-D-xylulose-5-phosphate synthase — its product is MSSRKMPSPTPLLDQVTEPRDMKRLSDRQLRQLADELRRETIDAVSVTGGHLGAGLGVVELTVAIHAVFDTPKDRLIFDVGHQCYPHKILTGRRDRIRTLRKGNGLSGFTKRSESPYDPFGAAHSSTSISAGLGFAVGRDFQGSDDHVICVIGDGAMSAGMAYEALNNAGALGSRLIVILNDNAMSIAPPVGAMSKYLARLYAARPLQDLKSAARNAVDHLPPPLREGARRARTLVKGLVPGATLFEELGFSYVGPFDGHDLSQILPILRTVKERSDGPVLLHAITRKGKGYRPAEEAADKYHGVSSFDVASGTQVKSVAKAPSYTKVFADALIQEAERDASIVAVTAAMPDGTGLDRFAKRFPSRMFDVGIAEQHAVTFCAGLAASGMKPFCAIYSTFLQRGYDQIVHDVALQRLPVRFAIDRAGLVGADGPTHAGSFDLGYLCNLPDFTVMAASDEAELVHMVATAAALSDGPSAVRYPRGQGTGVEMPRVGQVLEIGRGRIVKEGTQIALLSLGTRLQECLAAAERLDAMGLSTTVADARFAKPLDEALILSLAREHAVLITIEEGARGGFGAHVLHLLAERGILDRGCRIRTLTLPDRFIQQDKPEAMYAEAELDRTAILAAAEAAIGLGTIERQPEIVRLHRLRE